Sequence from the Arvicola amphibius chromosome 3, mArvAmp1.2, whole genome shotgun sequence genome:
AGAGCCAGCATAATATGCTGAAGTCTCTGAtgttgtaataaaaaataatttctaacagATCTATTATAATGGATATTTTAATCATGTTGAATAAATtctaacacagaaaataaatactggGTACAGGTTTATTGTTGTGAATGGTGTGACTACAGGAGCAAATGATTCTCAGACCTCTAGTTGTGGGAAGAATTGGTGGAGGTTGAAGGTGTGGCcttcaaaagaaatgaatactACATGCAAAGCTCAGTGGGCAATTATTATAAGTGCTCATCGCATCAGAATAGCCATGGAAGCAAAAAGAGTAACCACTTTAAATTGGGACAGAATGAAAACAatgtagaaggaaaggaagaaggacaaATAacaagaatgtttgaaaaagatataggaaattatattatttatatttacctaaacacaaaaacacacacaaatacagacctCCCAAACCATTCTATGTTATTgctatttccttttgttgtttctcAGAAATTGAAGGTAAGAATctcttgctgaagacaacacagaaTTCCAACATAGGATTTGAATCAGTTGAGATGGATTGGACCTAGAAGCCTACTCCTTGAAGACTAGCTATTATAATACGGAAACGTGATATCCAGGTTGTCAAGGGTGTAAAACTATTAAGAGTTTTACTAAGCTGTGATATCTAGAAAATACAGTAATAACCAGCAAGGCAAACTATCCATAAATGTTCAGTAGTAGCATTTACAACATAACAGTAACCAATAACTATTCAATGGTTCTTGAGACCCATTCAATAGGAGAAAAATCATGATTAGTTATGTAAATATTGTAAATTATGAGTTACTGATGAGGCCATGGAAGCTACAGTCTCTAACTGAATATTAGCAGTGAACATGTCACCCACAGATAAGTCTGACTCTTTTGACATCAGATCGAAACATTTGCATGCATCCATAACTGGTCTAAATATAGCGAATAACTGAAGATATGGTGAAGAACCCCACTTCCTGCATATATGAAAGCATCCCATAATCTAAGGGTCGGGGACATTTTGGAAGACTAGATAAGAATATTCAGATCCAGGGTACAAGGAAACCTGTAGGAgagattgtgtcttctatgtAGGACAGGAAAGTGGCTTTGTGAAATGTCAGCAACATAGATTGCTAAACAAGAGCCCAAAACGATACCTGTTCCCACACCAATGTGAAAAGAGGAAATCTCAGGGATTCACTGCTAAAAAAGAACTAGACACAATTTCTGATTGTTAGGAATAAAATAGTTTTTCTAAGCATAAGCTTTCTTATATATAATCctcatgaatatatatgtaatgcatttattatttcataaatatactCAATTGAGGTAGATAATGAAATAATGTAATTGCAGAACTGATCTATGATATTGAATTAAAAAGTATGACATTTTTCAAGTTAAGCAtgtaatttattattactattatattaatttttatgaaatatgaagaaatataaaaacatgacATGCTATCCATTGAGAACAAATGGTCTATGTCATCATTACTATTGATTTATATTGCTGAATCTGTGAAACATACACAATAATATGTGCATAGAATTATGAAATTgaaattataacaaaattttCAAACTAGATAATAAGTTATAACATTGTCAGGTAGATTAAGATAAATATCTTCAACACAAATTCTGTAATTCTGGATTACTGCTCTAATAAATCATCTTCACATTATTTCTGCTTACaaaaatgttttgctttcaaGTATTTTCTTCAAAGCCACACTGACATCCTTATTTCTCAGGCTGTATATGATGGGGTTTAGCATGGGAACAACAATAGTATAAAACACAGAGGATACTTTTCCTTGGTCCGTAGAGTTGACTGATGTAGGCTGCAGATACATAAATGCTAAAGATCCAAAGAAGATAACAACAGCCAAGATGTGAGAACTACAAGTACTGAAGGCTTTGGACCTCCCTTCTGTGGAGTGAATATGGAGGATACTGGCTATAACTGAGATGTAAGAAGCAATAATTGTGAGAGTTGGAATAAAGATATTCAGTGTACCAAAAACTAGAATCAAAAATTCACTTATATAGGTATTAGAGCATGCAAGCTTCAAGAGGGGAAGAAAATCACAGAAATAGTGGTTGATCACATCTAACTTGCAGAACCTAATTCTAGTCATGAAGCCTATGTGAACTGATGCAAAGAACACACCAATAATATACACTCCTGAAATAAGGGAGCTGTAAACCTGATAGGACATGATTacactgtaaagcaaaggattacATATGGCGACATAGCGGTCATATGCCATTGCAGCTAATGTATAACATTCTGCAGTACCAAAAATGGTAAAGAAATAGATCTGAGTCATGCATCCAGGGTAAGAAATAAGGTTCTTTCCTGTCAAAAAGCCAACCAACATTTTAGGGGTAACAACTGTGGACTGACAGAAGTCAATGAAGGACAGACTGCTGAGAAAATAGTACATGGGGTTGTGCAGATGGGAACTGAGCACAATCAGTGTGATCATGCCCAGATTCCCTGCTACAGTGACCACATAGATTCcagtgaagaggaggaagaggggcatcTGGAGTTCTTGTTCCTCTGAGAGCCCAGCCAAGAAGAACTCAGTCACTGTGCAATGGTtccctgctgccatgtcttcatTCATACCCTGAAGGAGTAAAAGAAGTATAAGATTATCATACTGACATTATTATTCTTTTCCATGTATACAAAGCtcccataaaatttatttatgctttagaATACTTTTTATCTATATATAATTACCTTAAATAGATCATCatagataaacaaaatatatcttttattattatttttaaatgcatccTTAAAAATTGAGAATTTCTTTCATATGAAATTCTATGTCTGTGTTAAAGCTTTGAAAATTttgatgtatatatatgtatatatatatatatatatatatatatatatatatatagagagagagagagagagagagagagagagagatttagagaGGGTATTAGTAAGGGAAAAGTGCCCAAcatctttaaaaggaaatctCTCCCTAAAATTAGGGAATTATTATCCAAAATTTAAATACTTTAGGTGATCTACAGAGCTTCATTtacaaaatttccatttttcttattgTTAAGATACATAAAGCCATTAAGCTTCCAAATGTGAAAGTTAAATGACATTTGAAGTGACAATTACATCAGATTCTGGATAAGTGGTGCTACTAGGGAGGGATTTCTGGTGTGGGTACCAGTTCTCGAGAGGGGCAGCATCATTTAAGGTTGAGCTTATGTTCATGAGTACTAAGTGTACATTTTCATTCCCAGTTGAGTACCAATAACACTTTTGGCTGatgcaatttattttttgttgctaaccgtgtaaagaaataattttaattgacaCTTTTAGCAATCAAATATTCTGTAATATGATTCTTGTATTTTTAGTTCATGTTGACATTCTATCAAATGAAAATCCAATCAACTGTTTCTAAACATCAAAACCAATGAAGCAGACTCATCTGTACTTTTCCACCTTTGAATGTACTGAACTAAGAAGGATGGCAACGCAAGACACATAGATTAAGGGAAAATGCAATTATTATCCTCTATTCTACTGAAATGTAAACAAATTAATCACTCTGTGCACAAAGTAAATCCTCAATTGTATTTGAGTTTAATCACTAAAAGGtaaaatgtttgaaatgtttttaaaatataaacataaatgtctTGCATGGATAACAACATAGATCTTAAGAAGGTTCACAGATTTAAGTAGAAAAATAGGCTAGAAAGTCTGGAAGAAAATATTGATTGAATTCTTGGCAGCCCTAGAAGATTTCAACTTCAA
This genomic interval carries:
- the LOC119809986 gene encoding olfactory receptor 1537-like, with translation MNEDMAAGNHCTVTEFFLAGLSEEQELQMPLFLLFTGIYVVTVAGNLGMITLIVLSSHLHNPMYYFLSSLSFIDFCQSTVVTPKMLVGFLTGKNLISYPGCMTQIYFFTIFGTAECYTLAAMAYDRYVAICNPLLYSVIMSYQVYSSLISGVYIIGVFFASVHIGFMTRIRFCKLDVINHYFCDFLPLLKLACSNTYISEFLILVFGTLNIFIPTLTIIASYISVIASILHIHSTEGRSKAFSTCSSHILAVVIFFGSLAFMYLQPTSVNSTDQGKVSSVFYTIVVPMLNPIIYSLRNKDVSVALKKILESKTFL